The Rosa chinensis cultivar Old Blush chromosome 7, RchiOBHm-V2, whole genome shotgun sequence DNA segment AAGAATAACAGCTGAAAAACAGATTTAAACAAGAATAACATATTTAAAGAAGAATAAACCATTAGAAGGTACAAGCTTCAACCTTGTAAATTAGAACTCTGAGTAGACCAAGAGTTCCAGCAAGGTTACAGTTTGTCCATTGCActagaaaaaggaagagatgaAAGCTGGACTGTATGATATTCTCATATGAAGACAAGCACCATCAAAAGCAAGTATAAGCATCGAATTGTTGAACTCCTCAATTATAAGGTTGGCTTAATGGATTCGGTTGGCCTAATCTTATTGGCTACTAACAATGACCATGTGTTTAAACTAATGAAAGGTATGAAGCTATCATTATAAACAGATAATCATTACTTCAGCTTTAAACCTCAGTCTGCTGCATTTCTGCGACTCTATCTCTAGTAGGGAGGAGGACAAAAATTTCATGAAGGCATTAATGCCAAGGCTTTAAATCCttctattttcaaatttttcatTAAGAGGGAAACAATTATTTACAAGAACTTGTAAGTAAACATAGGACCATAATATCTctctcaagaaaataaaatgacaTGAGGAAGTCAACGAGCTGTGAACTATCAAACATAGGAGATAGTTGAAGTCCTCAAATTAAGGGTAAAATATAGAAggaataaaaaggaaaaaaaaaaaaaaaaggagacaaAATTAGCTCTAAACAGTATCACTAACTTGACTAGAATTACCTGGAAGGGATGCACCCAATGATAATATAAAATGAATTCTACAGTGTACAACCTATATTTTACTTAACTAGCTTTAATATGCATGCTCTGTAGGAAGAATACCAGCAGTGGTACGTGGTCCCATCTTTCTTAAACAGAGGCTTCAACTTTGCTAGGTCTGACAAAGTTGTATTTCGAATCCCATCATCACCAGATTTTGGATCAACAACCTATTTGAATTCAGTGAAATCAGTAtcacaataaaaacacacatCTCGCTGCACAGATGCTATTCAAACATTATCTATAACAAACTGTAGAGGAATTGCACATTACCTTGGTTGCCACAGGGATAATTTCATCTTTAAATCTACCAGCAGCAGTAGCAGCAACTGCCTTTCTATGAGAGTCAACCTAACAATATTATGCAATAAATCAATCAGTAAACAAAAGCAAACCAGGCTATAATAGCACGGTAGCAGAGTTATCAACTTACTTGTATGCCAATacaatatttacgaaaaaatgGAACCAAACTATCTCTCTGAAATGCCAAGGCAGTCAATGCATGGAGCACTATGAGAAGAAGCAACCTAATGGCTCTTTGTTCTTTGCTCTTTACTCGAGGCTCCATTTTGTTTAACCACCATATAGAATTATAGATACTTTAATCCATACTATATCATAAGATGTTTTCTAAAACGAGTAGTTTCACTGGCAAGGGGCAAAGGAAGAAGACAGATGATTTTTAACTCAACATAATCCCCAAACAAAACTCTAATTTTGCAAGATACCCAAGAATTCATATGAAATAATCAATTTCTTAATTCTACAATTGACTTGGTATGATCCTCCCATATATTCATACCATGTTGATGCTGGTAGTGCCCATAAAAATTGAACAATTAACCCACCCGAAAGAAAATTGTTAACATAAACTTAAAAGATAGTTACAAAATTTGGTTTTCAATAGAAGTTCAAGACTGATTTCAAAAGCTAATAATAAACCCAAGAGAACAATCATTATAccgaaaccaaaaccaaactgTTCAATTGATATAGAGCACAAACAACAAGTACCAATACAAGATAACTGATAAGCATCGTACAAAGAGCGCCCAAATAAAAATCAACAACCTCGGTAAGTTCACATAAATCAAACACCCAACATAACCATTTATCAAAACCAAACTCTCACATTCCATGTTAACAGTAGCAAGGCAGTGAAcataatgaaaataaaacagCTAGCAAAGTAGAGAAGTCACTCACAGTAAGGCAAGGTAAACAAAGACAGTAAACAACCCAAAGCAAAATCCTCCACTTCAGAAAATTTCCCCCCTTTTGCCTTTCTACAAAAAAGCTACTAGGGCacctacttgattggaaaataacaaaaatcagCAATTTTTAAAGGAGCAATTCAAGCACTTGTTAGAAAAGTAAAAAAGGAAATGGAGAAGGTGGGGTGAGGTGCGCTATCTATCTCATGTTACAGGAGGGAAGGATTTTCTTCAATTGCGAAAGCCTGATGGAGAAAGAGGTGAGATGTTCCTCATAGAGCTATCACCAGCTTGTCCTTAAGTTGCAAAGAGATGCAgcaaaaatgaaattgaaggaAGAATATGGCATGGTTCATTTTCATAACTTCTCCAACTTCAGAAATTTCAATTGGCATGATGCATTTAGTAGGATATTAAAGGTGAGTCTCCCTATAAATAAGCAATTGGCCCTGAAAGAAATCAGAGGTCGACCGATTGAAAGATGTTTAAAACCTGTCCCACATACATCAAGAGTCTCCCTATAAATAAGCAATCTAGTTTACGGACACAGTAGGCATCTAGCAAAGAGAACAACCACCATTTGTGGCT contains these protein-coding regions:
- the LOC112175448 gene encoding probable acetyl-CoA acetyltransferase, with amino-acid sequence MEPRVKSKEQRAIRLLLLIVLHALTALAFQRDSLVPFFRKYCIGIQVDSHRKAVAATAAGRFKDEIIPVATKVVDPKSGDDGIRNTTLSDLAKLKPLFKKDGTTYHCWGLCKMGMAFMLLHPQELARNMEGGICH